In a genomic window of Canis lupus familiaris isolate Mischka breed German Shepherd chromosome 28, alternate assembly UU_Cfam_GSD_1.0, whole genome shotgun sequence:
- the RASGEF1A gene encoding ras-GEF domain-containing family member 1A isoform X3 has protein sequence MFLEPQETMPQTSVVFSSILGPSHSGQVQPGMGERGSGASSSGELVFQEGRLISGSLEALMEHLVPTVDYYPDRTYIFTFLLSSRVFIPPHDLLARVGQICLEQRQQLETPGSEKAKLKSFSAKIVQLLKEWTEAFPYDFQDEKAMAELKAITHRVTLCDEENGTVKKAIAQMTQSLLLSLAARSQLQELREKLRSPAMDKGSVLKAKPPATQKDILGVCCDPLVLAQQLTHIELERVSSIHPEDLMQIVSHMDSRDKHRCRGDLTKTYSLEAYDNWFNCLSMLVATEVCRVVKKKHRTRMLEFFIDVARECFNIGNFNSMMAIISGMNLSPVARLKKTWSKVKTAKFDVLEHHMDPSSNFCNYRTALQGATQRSQMANSSREKIVIPVFNLFVKDIYFLHKIHTNHLPNGHVNFKKFWEISRQIHEFMTWTQVECPFEKDKKIQNYLLTAPIYSEEALFIRLL, from the exons gaAACTATGCCCCAGACGTCCGTCGTCTTCTCCAGCATACTCGGGCCCAGCCATAGTGGACAAGTGCAGCCCGGCATGGGGGAGCGAGGAAGCGGGGCCAGTAGCTCTGGGGAGCTTGTCTTCCAAGAGGGTCGCCTCATCTCTGGGTCCCTGGAGGCCTTGATGGAGCACCTGGTCCCCACAGTGGACTATTACCCGGAT AGGACATACATCTTTACCTTCCTCTTGAGCTCCCGGGTCTTCATCCCCCCTCATGACCTGCTGGCCCGTGTGGGGCAGATCTGCctggagcagaggcagcagctggAGACTCCTGGGTCTGAGAAG GCCAAGCTCAAGTCTTTCTCAGCCAAGATCGTACAGCTATTGAAGGAGTGGACGGAGGCCTTCCCCTATGACTTCCAGGATGAGAAGGCGATGGCCGAACTGAAGGCCATCACTCACCGGGTCACACTGTGTGATGAG GAGAATGGCACAGTGAAGAAGGCCATTGCCCAAATGACACAGAGCCTGCTGCTGTCTCTGGCTGCCCGAAGCCAGCTACAGGAGCTTCGGGAGAAGCTCCGCTCACCAGCCATGGACAAAGGGTCTGTCCTCAAGGCTAAGCCCCCAGCCACTCAGAAGGACATCCTGGGCGTGTGCTGCGACCCCCTGGTGCTGGCCCAGCAGCTGACTCATATAGAGCTG GAGAGGGTCAGCAGCATTCACCCTGAGGACCTGATGCAGATCGTCAGCCACATGGACTCCCGGGACAAGCACAGG TGCCGAGGGGACCTGACCAAGACCTATAGCCTGGAGGCCTATGACAACTGGTTCAACTGCCTTAGCATGCTAGTGGCCACCGAGGTGTGCCGG GTGGTGAAGAAGAAGCACCGGACCCGCATGCTAGAGTTCTTTATTGATGTGGCCCGGGAGTGCTTCAACATCGGGAATTTCAACTCCATGATGGCCATCATCT CTGGCATGAACCTCAGTCCTGTGGCGAGGCTGAAGAAAACGTGGTCCAAAGTCAAGACGGCCAAATTTGATGTCTTGGAG CACCACATGGACCCATCCAGCAATTTCTGCAACTATCGCACCGCCCTGCAGGGGGCCACGCAAAGGTCCCAGATGGCTAACAGCAGCCGAGAGAAGATTGTCATCCCTGTGTTCAACCTTTTCGTTAAGGACATTTACTTCTTGCACAAAATCCACACCAACCACCTGCCCAATGGGCATGTTAACTTCAAG aaattttgggAGATCTCCAGACAGATCCATGAGTTCATGACATGGACTCAGGTAGAGTGTCCCTTCGAGAAGGACAAGAAGATTCAGAATTATCTGCTCACGGCACCCATCTACAGCGAGGAAG CTCTCTTCATTCGCCTCCTTTGA